Proteins co-encoded in one Candidatus Thermoplasmatota archaeon genomic window:
- the rtcA gene encoding RNA 3'-terminal phosphate cyclase encodes MIRIDGSYGEGGGQIVRYGTALAVLTQTPVEIVNIRAHRPKSGLQPQHLAAVSLLTRLCHAKTTGVTLGSSKITFVPGSVEPGTYAFDVGTAGSITLVFQACILACLHTTQPITIRLIGGTDVPWSPSWDYFTEVFLQHLKTIGISLDAKLFRRGYYPIGRGEAEITLYPIQKLKAYQTCSEHQITSISGNIHSAQLPDHIGTRIKHMLLRLSLKDSLHASITIEKTIAASPGTGITLWTRNEQQRILGASVLGEKKVPAEKIAAQVYTDIIGEIHAGATVDVHAFDQLIPYFVITEKPSYGLIRTMTSHAQTMIWLIHHFFHPSISCEQQKKNIKFLIQ; translated from the coding sequence ATGATTCGTATCGATGGTTCCTATGGTGAAGGGGGAGGGCAGATCGTTCGATATGGTACTGCGTTAGCAGTACTGACTCAAACGCCTGTCGAGATTGTTAATATTCGTGCTCATCGACCAAAATCAGGGTTACAGCCACAACATCTCGCAGCTGTATCTCTGCTTACCCGCCTTTGTCATGCGAAAACAACTGGTGTAACACTCGGATCCTCAAAAATAACATTTGTTCCCGGATCAGTAGAGCCAGGAACATATGCGTTTGATGTCGGTACTGCTGGAAGTATTACCCTTGTGTTCCAAGCGTGTATCCTTGCATGTCTTCATACAACACAACCGATAACAATTCGACTTATCGGTGGCACTGACGTCCCGTGGTCACCATCCTGGGATTATTTCACAGAAGTTTTTCTCCAACACCTCAAAACAATAGGTATTTCTCTTGACGCAAAACTATTCAGACGTGGCTATTATCCAATTGGTCGAGGAGAAGCTGAAATAACACTCTATCCAATCCAAAAACTCAAAGCATATCAAACATGTTCAGAGCATCAGATCACCAGCATCTCTGGAAACATACATAGTGCTCAATTGCCCGATCATATTGGAACACGAATAAAACACATGCTTCTTCGGTTATCCCTTAAAGATTCTCTCCATGCCTCCATCACAATCGAAAAGACCATAGCAGCATCACCTGGAACAGGAATAACGCTGTGGACACGCAATGAACAACAAAGGATTCTTGGCGCTTCAGTTCTCGGTGAAAAAAAAGTTCCAGCTGAAAAAATTGCAGCACAAGTATACACTGATATCATAGGTGAAATTCACGCAGGAGCAACTGTTGATGTTCATGCATTTGATCAACTTATTCCATATTTTGTCATAACAGAGAAACCAAGTTATGGATTGATCAGAACCATGACGTCTCATGCTCAGACCATGATCTGGCTGATACACCATTTTTTTCACCCATCAATTTCATGTGAACAACAGAAAAAGAACATCAAATTTTTGATACAATAA
- a CDS encoding CinA family protein, which translates to MLDTELLNKVSGELINRHITIATAESCSGGLLAHYLTNISGSSNYFERGVVCYSNQSKIELLNVPPEILNTYGAVSKETAEAMAIGIRKLAHTDIGLSTTGIAGPTGATKEKPVGLVFIGLSSEQSTQVRRYCFSGDRIENKQLTCIKALHFLHEMLGTYGSKL; encoded by the coding sequence ATGCTAGATACAGAACTTCTTAATAAAGTCTCGGGTGAATTAATAAATAGACATATAACGATTGCGACAGCTGAATCGTGTTCTGGTGGTTTGCTTGCTCATTACCTCACCAATATCTCTGGTAGCTCAAACTATTTTGAACGCGGTGTTGTGTGTTATAGCAATCAATCAAAAATTGAATTACTCAACGTACCCCCAGAGATTCTGAACACGTATGGTGCTGTTAGCAAAGAAACCGCAGAGGCTATGGCAATAGGTATACGAAAATTAGCGCATACAGATATCGGTCTTTCAACCACGGGAATTGCTGGACCAACTGGAGCAACCAAAGAAAAACCAGTAGGACTTGTGTTTATCGGTCTTTCATCAGAACAAAGTACACAGGTTCGACGATACTGCTTTTCAGGTGATCGAATCGAAAATAAGCAGCTGACCTGTATTAAAGCATTACACTTTTTACATGAAATGCTTGGGACATATGGTTCAAAACTATGA
- a CDS encoding ArsB/NhaD family transporter, with amino-acid sequence MDGKLTISIIFLISTILMIYLIFRRPFLYIRLGIRKIRIETYFIGVLLGPLLIIVFGILNYDQIIGGLQGNGKLNPFGILILFLSMVFISIYLDITGFFEYCARLALQFSGANGKRMFFSFYATISILTIFTSNDIIILTFTPFIYYFSKNAGIDPKPYLVAEFFAANTWSMMLYIGNPTNIVLASAYHLRFDTYFFWMFVPALTAGFLNMGLLYLLFRKKINQPIQYLEKTHKPSAAITDKTGAVLGLIILISCIVALSIAPYFDLDMWQVSIFFALLLFLILIVRDSLSMMHHHIKERMGELTTTVKKIPFSIVPFVLSLFIIVEALRIYGVTTDIGIFFSDLAGTSTTNHIFVYGFSSAFSANIINNIPMTVAFVPITGIVPEMHQFAAVLATTIGSNLGANITPIGALAGLMWMSILREKEVRLSFKEFLTYGLVITPITLGGCLGVLALEFFIVQ; translated from the coding sequence ATGGATGGGAAACTCACCATCAGCATAATTTTTCTCATATCAACAATTTTGATGATTTATCTAATATTTCGTCGGCCTTTTCTGTACATTAGACTGGGTATACGAAAAATACGAATTGAAACCTATTTCATCGGAGTATTACTTGGGCCACTCCTCATCATTGTTTTTGGTATTCTGAATTATGATCAGATCATTGGAGGCTTACAGGGAAATGGAAAGCTTAACCCCTTTGGAATTCTTATTCTTTTTCTCTCCATGGTTTTCATCAGCATTTATCTTGACATTACTGGTTTTTTTGAATACTGCGCTCGTCTTGCGCTTCAATTTTCTGGAGCAAATGGAAAACGTATGTTCTTCTCATTTTATGCGACCATTTCAATACTCACCATTTTCACTTCAAACGATATCATTATTCTTACCTTTACCCCTTTTATATATTATTTTTCAAAAAATGCAGGAATTGATCCAAAACCGTATCTTGTTGCAGAGTTTTTCGCAGCGAACACCTGGAGTATGATGTTGTATATTGGAAATCCAACTAATATCGTCCTTGCTTCTGCATATCATCTCCGCTTTGATACCTACTTCTTTTGGATGTTTGTACCGGCACTAACTGCAGGTTTTTTAAATATGGGCCTTTTATATCTTTTATTTCGAAAAAAAATTAATCAGCCAATCCAATATCTTGAAAAAACCCATAAACCGTCTGCAGCGATTACCGATAAAACCGGAGCGGTACTTGGTCTTATCATTCTGATTTCCTGTATAGTCGCATTAAGCATAGCGCCATATTTTGATCTTGACATGTGGCAGGTATCAATTTTTTTCGCACTACTGCTTTTTCTAATTCTTATCGTTCGTGACTCGCTATCGATGATGCACCACCATATCAAAGAACGTATGGGAGAGTTAACTACAACTGTTAAAAAAATACCCTTTAGTATCGTTCCGTTTGTGTTAAGTTTATTCATCATCGTTGAAGCACTTCGAATCTATGGGGTAACAACAGACATCGGTATTTTTTTCTCGGATCTTGCCGGTACTTCAACAACGAATCATATCTTTGTTTATGGTTTTTCTTCTGCCTTTTCTGCAAATATCATTAACAACATACCTATGACTGTTGCTTTCGTACCGATAACCGGGATTGTCCCAGAGATGCACCAGTTCGCAGCAGTTCTTGCGACAACGATTGGATCAAATCTTGGTGCCAATATTACACCCATCGGTGCATTGGCTGGTCTTATGTGGATGAGTATTCTACGTGAAAAAGAAGTACGATTATCATTCAAAGAATTCCTTACCTATGGACTTGTTATAACACCGATTACACTAGGTGGCTGTCTTGGAGTTCTTGCTCTTGAATTTTTTATAGTTCAGTAA
- a CDS encoding response regulator, whose translation MTNHNKKTILVVDDNKDILELIKNGLEHLNMLYEVTAVSNGKECLNLLQSRYRPDIIFLDIMMPEMNGWEVFTKIKEQSSWNSIPIIFISARADPFSKGFGRIPAVDFIEKPFSINDLKRLIDKYVSV comes from the coding sequence ATGACTAATCATAATAAAAAGACGATATTGGTTGTTGATGATAACAAAGATATTCTCGAACTTATTAAGAATGGATTAGAACACCTAAATATGCTGTATGAGGTGACAGCTGTTTCAAATGGAAAAGAATGTTTGAATCTTCTTCAAAGTCGTTATCGCCCCGATATTATTTTTTTAGATATCATGATGCCTGAAATGAATGGATGGGAAGTATTTACAAAAATTAAAGAACAAAGCTCCTGGAATTCAATTCCTATTATTTTTATTTCTGCACGAGCAGATCCTTTTAGTAAAGGTTTTGGTCGAATTCCTGCTGTTGATTTTATTGAGAAACCATTCAGTATCAATGATTTGAAACGACTCATTGATAAATATGTATCTGTGTAA
- a CDS encoding ABC transporter permease, with amino-acid sequence MVTDHVKLAVKNLQHRLSRSILTLLGISIGIMAIISLMALGEGMQQAIVGELSTLSDVIIITTGGDIYSSSFGSTQITEFFTQRDVDSIRRIQGVKDISSMLSSTALAEYNGETTLVGVTGMDVEVIRLQYADTKLESGDFLNEGDQNKIMIGYGIAHTAFDSDIPLGGRISLNSQKFIVSGIFSKQGMGGISSDNLVLLTTRDFQKLTGQKNISMIYVRVENVQDAETIALQIEQVINGNHGEKDFASATTMTSILETVQRIIGIVQLVLVAIASIALVVASIGIMNTMLTSVMERTREIGIMKAIGATNKDIMTLFIIEGMLLSSIGGIFGIILGIFGAQGLTFILSNFFMSMSGSTSLSPVITIPAVLLSVFVSLCVGIFSSLYPAWKAARMSPIEAVRYE; translated from the coding sequence ATGGTCACAGATCATGTTAAATTAGCAGTAAAAAATCTGCAGCATCGGTTATCTCGTTCCATTTTAACTTTACTTGGAATCTCCATTGGTATTATGGCAATTATTTCCTTAATGGCTCTTGGTGAAGGGATGCAACAGGCAATCGTCGGAGAACTCTCAACGTTATCTGATGTTATTATCATAACAACTGGAGGAGATATTTATTCATCATCATTTGGTTCAACGCAAATAACCGAATTTTTTACCCAGCGGGATGTCGATAGCATCCGCCGTATCCAAGGAGTTAAAGACATCAGTTCTATGCTTTCTAGTACTGCTCTTGCTGAATATAATGGTGAAACAACGCTGGTGGGAGTAACTGGAATGGACGTTGAGGTGATTCGTCTCCAATACGCAGATACAAAACTTGAATCCGGTGATTTTCTCAATGAAGGAGATCAAAATAAAATCATGATAGGGTATGGCATAGCTCATACAGCCTTTGATTCAGACATCCCGCTAGGAGGTCGAATATCACTGAATAGTCAAAAATTTATCGTCTCAGGAATCTTCTCTAAACAAGGAATGGGCGGTATCTCATCAGACAATCTTGTGTTACTCACCACTCGTGATTTTCAAAAACTCACAGGACAAAAAAATATCAGTATGATTTATGTCCGTGTTGAAAATGTTCAAGATGCAGAAACGATTGCTCTTCAAATTGAACAAGTAATTAACGGAAATCATGGGGAAAAAGATTTCGCATCAGCAACTACAATGACATCAATTCTTGAAACAGTTCAACGAATAATCGGTATCGTTCAACTGGTTCTTGTCGCGATTGCCTCAATTGCACTGGTTGTCGCTTCAATTGGCATTATGAATACGATGTTGACTTCAGTTATGGAGCGAACTCGTGAAATCGGTATCATGAAAGCAATCGGAGCAACAAATAAAGATATCATGACGCTGTTTATTATCGAAGGTATGCTCTTAAGTAGCATCGGAGGAATCTTTGGGATCATTCTTGGTATTTTTGGCGCCCAAGGACTAACCTTTATCCTCAGTAATTTTTTTATGTCAATGTCAGGATCTACCAGCCTCTCACCAGTTATTACTATTCCTGCAGTTCTTCTCAGCGTGTTTGTTTCACTCTGTGTTGGCATTTTTTCAAGTTTGTACCCAGCTTGGAAAGCAGCACGAATGAGTCCTATCGAAGCAGTGCGATATGAATAA
- a CDS encoding ABC transporter ATP-binding protein, which produces MSTNVIVTENITKIYGRPPLQVYALHETNLHIQRGDYIAIIGPSGSGKSTLMNLLGCLDKPTSGKIFIENQDVSLLNENQLARIRQEKIGFIFQKYNLIPTLNALENVELAMSFAGVESQNRYIRAKQLLELVGLSKRLYHKPAEMSGGEQQRVAIARALANKPSIVLADEPTGNVDSKSGENIMRILEEVNTRGETIIVVTHNLDIAKRAKRVLKIQDGVVREEPWSQIMLN; this is translated from the coding sequence ATGAGTACAAATGTTATTGTCACTGAAAATATCACAAAGATTTATGGTCGACCTCCACTTCAAGTCTATGCATTACATGAAACTAATCTCCACATACAACGCGGTGATTATATTGCAATCATTGGACCATCAGGGTCTGGAAAATCAACACTCATGAATCTCCTCGGGTGCCTTGACAAGCCAACCAGCGGAAAAATTTTTATCGAGAATCAAGACGTTTCATTATTAAATGAAAATCAACTTGCGCGTATACGACAGGAGAAAATCGGTTTTATTTTTCAAAAATATAACCTCATCCCAACGTTGAACGCATTGGAAAATGTAGAATTGGCTATGAGTTTTGCTGGTGTTGAATCACAAAATAGGTATATCCGAGCTAAACAGCTTTTAGAACTAGTAGGTCTCTCAAAACGATTATATCATAAACCTGCGGAGATGAGCGGTGGTGAGCAACAACGCGTTGCTATTGCCCGAGCACTTGCGAACAAACCATCAATTGTTCTTGCTGATGAGCCGACCGGGAACGTTGATTCAAAATCAGGTGAAAATATTATGCGGATTTTAGAAGAAGTGAATACCCGTGGTGAAACGATTATTGTGGTTACTCATAATCTGGACATAGCAAAACGGGCAAAACGTGTTTTAAAAATTCAAGACGGTGTTGTACGTGAGGAGCCATGGTCACAGATCATGTTAAATTAG